In Cololabis saira isolate AMF1-May2022 chromosome 10, fColSai1.1, whole genome shotgun sequence, a single window of DNA contains:
- the tada1 gene encoding transcriptional adapter 1 codes for MAANASELEVAKKNLTEAVGDNIKHYWANLKLWFKQKISKEEFDVEARRLLAQENVHVHNDFLLAILTRCQIIVSAPEGAGTLQWQGSCASKLGKPKGKKKCSSRQKFDHRFQPHNPLSAAQPFSPREVGGEEEELRFSAHTLLLPTRGQLEARMMVSAFELGLDNISEDAISTMVHAVEHHLKDVLTAVITRRKAYRLRDGHFPYAFGSDVTPQPYLKNSLAAYQSVSECPPPNASLPAGPPPQVSPDEAERKAVHLLACSADSLPVSLPPISMFDLLEALQVHRGVMPSHTMYALNMERILSRLWHPSHEELEQDHVHRQRLAAKDGMLVS; via the exons ATGGCGGCTAACGCGAGCGAGCTGGAAGTTGCTAAGAAGAATTTAACAGAAGCAGTTGGAGACAACATCAAACA CTATTGGGCCAACCTGAAACTGTGGTTCAAACAAAAGATCAGTAAAGAAGAGTTTGACGTTGAGGCACGTCGTCTCTTGGCGCAGGAGAACG TTCATGTTCACAACGATTTCCTCCTCGCCATTCTCACACGATGCCAGATCATTGTTTCTGCACCAG AAGGTGCAGGGACTTTGCAGTGGCAAGGTAGCTGCGCTTCCAAGCTTGGCAAGCCAAAAGGGAAGAAGAAATGTTCCTCGAGACAAAAATTTGAT CATCGCTTCCAGCCTCACAACCCTCTCAGTGCTGCCCAGCCGTTCAGCCCTCGAGAGGTGGgaggtgaggaagaggagcTGCGGTTCAGCGCCCACACTCTGCTGCTGCCCACACGGGGGCAGCTGGAGGCCCGGATGATGGTCTCCGCCTTCGAGCTGGGCCTGGATAATATCTCAGAAGATGCCATCAGCACCATGGTTCATGCCGTTGAG CACCATTTGAAAGATGTCCTGACTGCGGTAATCACCCGGAGGAAAGCTTACCGGTTACGAGATGGCCATTTCCCCTACGCCTTCGGCAGTGATGTCACACCTCAGCCGTatcttaaaaacagccttgCCGCTTACCAAAGTGTCAGCGAATG CCCTCCTCCCAATGCGTCCCTCCCCGCGGGCCCTCCACCTCAGGTGTCCCCTGATGAAGCTGAGCGGAAAGCCGTCCACCTGCTGGCCTGCTCTGCGGACAGTCTCCCGGTCTCACTGCCTCCCATCAGCATGTTTGACCTCCTCGAGGCGTTGCAG GTTCATCGCGGGGTGATGCCCTCCCACACCATGTACGCCCTGAACATGGAGCGCATCCTTTCCCGGCTGTGGCACCCGAGCCACGAAGAACTGGAGCAGGACCACGTGCACCGGCAGCGGCTGGCCGCTAAAGACGGCATGCTGGTCAGCTGA
- the LOC133452094 gene encoding THAP domain-containing protein 6-like isoform X2, which produces MPGWCAANSCSNERTKENRSRGITFHKFPRDVEIRKKWEVALRREGFVATDHSIICSQHFKQADFDRTGQIVRLRDGVIPSLFNFPVHLQKSVKGRATSTAREAEESLCAVSDDPPEMATPQPQPNEDHSYTLSTSPTALKAKLEAAMVRVGSLEREKRNAISREKRAKLTVKSLLGELREQNLLTKSTGVKMVPVSHGVCYKH; this is translated from the exons ATGCCGGGCTGGTGTGCAGCAAACTCCTGCTCAAACGAGCGAACTAAGGAAAACAGAAGTCGTGGGATTACTTTTCACAA GTTTCCACGGGATGTTGAGATTAGAAAGAAGTGGGAAGTGGCCCTAAGAAGAGAAGGGTTCGTGGCAACGGACCATTCAATAATATGCAGTCAACATTTTAAGCAGGCTGATTTCGATCGCACGGGCCAGATTGTACGACTCCGAGATGGGGTTATCCCATCCCTTTTCAACTTTCCGGTTCACCTCCAAAAA TCAGTGAAGGGCAGGGCTACATCTACAGCCAGGGAAGCTGAAGAAAGCCTGTGTGCGGTCTCTGACGATCCCCCAGAAATGGCAACACCGCAACCTCAGCCCAATGAG GACCATAGCTATACTTTATCCACTTCTCCGACCGCCCTTAAGGCCAAACTCGAGGCAGCCATGGTGAGAGTGGGGAGTCTGGAACGGGAGAAGAGGAATGCAATCTCCAGGGAAAAGAGGGCAAAGTTGACTGTGAAGAGTCTTTTGGGGGAGTTGAGGGAACAGAACCTTCTAACAAAAAGTACAGGTGTCAAAATG GTACCTGTCAGTCATGGGGTTTGTTATAAACATTGA
- the LOC133452094 gene encoding THAP domain-containing protein 6-like isoform X3: protein MPGWCAANSCSNERTKENRSRGITFHKFPRDVEIRKKWEVALRREGFVATDHSIICSQHFKQADFDRTGQIVRLRDGVIPSLFNFPVHLQKSVKGRATSTAREAEESLCAVSDDPPEMATPQPQPNEDHSYTLSTSPTALKAKLEAAMVRVGSLEREKRNAISREKRAKLTVKSLLGELREQNLLTKSTGTCQSWGLL from the exons ATGCCGGGCTGGTGTGCAGCAAACTCCTGCTCAAACGAGCGAACTAAGGAAAACAGAAGTCGTGGGATTACTTTTCACAA GTTTCCACGGGATGTTGAGATTAGAAAGAAGTGGGAAGTGGCCCTAAGAAGAGAAGGGTTCGTGGCAACGGACCATTCAATAATATGCAGTCAACATTTTAAGCAGGCTGATTTCGATCGCACGGGCCAGATTGTACGACTCCGAGATGGGGTTATCCCATCCCTTTTCAACTTTCCGGTTCACCTCCAAAAA TCAGTGAAGGGCAGGGCTACATCTACAGCCAGGGAAGCTGAAGAAAGCCTGTGTGCGGTCTCTGACGATCCCCCAGAAATGGCAACACCGCAACCTCAGCCCAATGAG GACCATAGCTATACTTTATCCACTTCTCCGACCGCCCTTAAGGCCAAACTCGAGGCAGCCATGGTGAGAGTGGGGAGTCTGGAACGGGAGAAGAGGAATGCAATCTCCAGGGAAAAGAGGGCAAAGTTGACTGTGAAGAGTCTTTTGGGGGAGTTGAGGGAACAGAACCTTCTAACAAAAAGTACAG GTACCTGTCAGTCATGGGGTTTGTTATAA
- the LOC133453062 gene encoding transcription factor Jun-like produces MSRKMEATFYDEAVNNNNASSNNSQHHEGSSGPGFGFNPKTLKQTMTLNLNDPKSCLKPHLLGGSRASKALDILTSPDVGLLKLASPELERLIIQSCTGLTTPTPTQFDPARCAKSITDEQEGFAEGFARALAELHYQHIPDAQQPARPDAQAGAPGGAPGCASGGAGGGGAPYSCTVRNDPPEYTNLATFSRPQGSASAPVSDRHPPAGYPAGAQPAPAPAPCAPHGHGGPGGHMDLHHLRQQQQQQLKEEPQTVPEMLSGDTPPLSPIDMENQERIKAERKRMRNRVAASKCRKRKLERISRLEDRVKNLKTQNTELVSSANVLRDELALLKQKVMDHVNSGCQLILTQQLQAY; encoded by the coding sequence ATGTCCCGAAAAATGGAAGCGACTTTCTACGACGAGGCTGTTAATAACAACAACGCTTCTTCCAACAACTCCCAACATCATGAGGGCTCCTCGGGGCCCGGGTTCGGGTTCAACCCCAAAACCCTCAAGCAGACCATGACCCTGAATCTAAACGACCCGAAAAGCTGCCTGAAGCCGCATCTGCTGGGCGGCTCCAGGGCCAGCAAGGCTCTGGACATCCTGACGTCCCCGGACGTGGGGCTGCTGAAGCTGGCGTCCCCGGAGCTGGAGCGGCTCATCATCCAGTCCTGCACCGGCCTCACGACGCCCACCCCGACACAGTTCGACCCGGCCCGGTGTGCAAAGAGCATCACGGATGAGCAGGAGGGGTTTGCCGAGGGGTTTGCGAGGGCTCTGGCCGAGCTGCACTACCAGCACATCCCCGACGCGCAGCAGCCGGCGCGCCCCGACGCGCAAGCGGGTGCGCCGGGAGGCGCGCCCGGTTGCGCGTCGGGGGGCGCCGGCGGAGGTGGCGCACCCTACAGCTGCACAGTCCGCAATGATCCGCCGGAATACACCAACCTGGCCACCTTCAGCCGCCCCCAGGGCTCTGCGTCCGCCCCCGTCAGCGACAGACACCCGCCCGCGGGTTACCCGGCCGGAGCGCAGCCGGCGCCGGCCCCGGCCCCGTGCGCCCCGCACGGCCACGGCGGCCCTGGCGGCCACAtggacctccatcacctccgccagcagcagcagcagcagctgaaggaggagcCGCAGACGGTGCCGGAGATGCTGTCCGGCGACACCCCGCCGCTCTCCCCCATCGACATGGAGAACCAGGAGCGCATCAAGGCGGAGAGGAAGCGCATGCGGAACCGCGTGGCCGCGTCCAAGTGCCGCAAGCGGAAGCTGGAGCGCATCTCCCGGCTGGAGGACCGCGTGAAGAACCTGAAGACCCAGAACACGGAGCTGGTCTCCTCCGCCAACGTGCTGCGGGACGAGCTGGCGCTGCTCAAACAGAAGGTCATGGACCACGTCAACAGCGGCTGTCAGCTCATCCTGACGCAGCAGCTCCAAGCCTACTAA
- the LOC133452094 gene encoding THAP domain-containing protein 6-like isoform X1: MPGWCAANSCSNERTKENRSRGITFHKFPRDVEIRKKWEVALRREGFVATDHSIICSQHFKQADFDRTGQIVRLRDGVIPSLFNFPVHLQKSVKGRATSTAREAEESLCAVSDDPPEMATPQPQPNEDHSYTLSTSPTALKAKLEAAMVRVGSLEREKRNAISREKRAKLTVKSLLGELREQNLLTKSTGVKMVLVPVSHGVCYKH, translated from the exons ATGCCGGGCTGGTGTGCAGCAAACTCCTGCTCAAACGAGCGAACTAAGGAAAACAGAAGTCGTGGGATTACTTTTCACAA GTTTCCACGGGATGTTGAGATTAGAAAGAAGTGGGAAGTGGCCCTAAGAAGAGAAGGGTTCGTGGCAACGGACCATTCAATAATATGCAGTCAACATTTTAAGCAGGCTGATTTCGATCGCACGGGCCAGATTGTACGACTCCGAGATGGGGTTATCCCATCCCTTTTCAACTTTCCGGTTCACCTCCAAAAA TCAGTGAAGGGCAGGGCTACATCTACAGCCAGGGAAGCTGAAGAAAGCCTGTGTGCGGTCTCTGACGATCCCCCAGAAATGGCAACACCGCAACCTCAGCCCAATGAG GACCATAGCTATACTTTATCCACTTCTCCGACCGCCCTTAAGGCCAAACTCGAGGCAGCCATGGTGAGAGTGGGGAGTCTGGAACGGGAGAAGAGGAATGCAATCTCCAGGGAAAAGAGGGCAAAGTTGACTGTGAAGAGTCTTTTGGGGGAGTTGAGGGAACAGAACCTTCTAACAAAAAGTACAGGTGTCAAAATGGTATTG GTACCTGTCAGTCATGGGGTTTGTTATAAACATTGA